A portion of the Sulfurospirillum diekertiae genome contains these proteins:
- a CDS encoding flavodoxin family protein, protein MKVVAINGSPNKKGNTAQLIDTIAQELAQEGITTEVLHIGNKTIRGCFGCGGCAKNKDERCIAKDDEHVNEYIQKMKEADGIIIGTPVHWAGIAGTMKSFLDRAFYVSSANGNLFRHKVGASIVAVRRSGGVSTFDAMNHYLTYAEMIMPTTNYWNVAHGRVPGEVHEDLEGMQIARVLGKNMAFTLKMVQNAKANNLPFPEQEAKIMTNFVR, encoded by the coding sequence ATGAAAGTAGTAGCGATCAACGGAAGTCCAAATAAAAAAGGAAATACCGCACAGCTTATCGATACGATTGCACAAGAATTAGCCCAAGAGGGAATCACCACGGAAGTCTTGCATATCGGCAATAAAACCATTCGTGGCTGTTTTGGCTGTGGTGGTTGTGCTAAAAACAAAGATGAGCGCTGTATTGCCAAAGATGATGAGCATGTCAATGAATACATCCAAAAAATGAAAGAAGCCGATGGCATTATCATCGGAACACCTGTGCATTGGGCGGGCATTGCAGGAACGATGAAGTCCTTTTTAGATCGCGCGTTTTATGTCTCCTCTGCCAACGGCAATCTCTTTCGCCATAAAGTGGGGGCAAGCATCGTAGCCGTTCGCCGATCGGGTGGTGTGAGTACCTTTGATGCGATGAACCACTACTTGACCTATGCTGAGATGATTATGCCAACAACCAACTACTGGAATGTCGCGCATGGAAGAGTCCCAGGAGAGGTGCATGAAGATTTAGAAGGGATGCAGATTGCACGCGTTTTGGGTAAGAACATGGCATTTACCCTTAAAATGGTTCAAAATGCCAAAGCAAACAACCTACCTTTCCCCGAACAAGAAGCTAAAATTATGACCAATTTCGTGCGCTAA
- a CDS encoding DUF2179 domain-containing protein translates to MSELLQHEWFGLYGIPILIALARICDVSIGTLRIIFVSKGLRLWAPILGFFEVTIWLLAISKVMENLTNPINYIAYALGFSMGNYIGMFIENRLAIGMVVVRIITKRDSHILVAALRALRYSVTVADAEGNAGSVNIIFTVIKRSSITHVRELIVMHNPQAVYSIEDVRHASDPSFPTEIPRRSRFSQFMRGMRK, encoded by the coding sequence ATGAGTGAGTTACTTCAACACGAGTGGTTTGGCTTATATGGCATTCCTATTTTAATTGCATTGGCACGGATTTGTGATGTCAGCATTGGTACGCTGCGTATCATTTTTGTTTCCAAAGGGTTGCGATTATGGGCGCCTATTTTAGGATTTTTTGAAGTCACAATCTGGCTTTTAGCCATCTCTAAAGTCATGGAAAATCTGACCAATCCTATCAATTATATTGCCTATGCACTTGGGTTTTCAATGGGAAATTACATTGGAATGTTTATTGAAAATCGTTTGGCGATTGGTATGGTGGTGGTGCGTATTATTACGAAGAGAGATTCACATATTTTAGTTGCCGCGTTGCGTGCGCTTCGTTACAGCGTGACGGTTGCGGATGCTGAAGGTAATGCTGGATCGGTTAATATCATCTTTACGGTCATTAAACGCTCCTCCATCACACATGTACGAGAATTGATTGTAATGCACAATCCCCAAGCCGTTTATTCCATTGAAGATGTAAGGCATGCGAGTGATCCAAGTTTTCCGACTGAAATACCTAGACGTTCACGTTTTTCACAGTTTATGCGAGGCATGCGCAAGTAG
- a CDS encoding phosphate/phosphite/phosphonate ABC transporter substrate-binding protein, producing the protein MLIKLTLFCLLLFTSLHAKEYSFATYPSNDPIKVRQAFTPLMEYLTAQSGDTFSLVITKDYEELAARIEEKSVDFAWLNTKSFVLLKERTPSLRYLVTYLEHSKSGKITPYYQSYIVTLKESNITSLEEAKGKVFAFTDKDSTSGYAYPMVLLKEHRISPDSFFKKVFFLKKHDKVIESLMQHSIEIGAISDGTYYNALEKYGDQFNVLATSKPIPLDVIVATQTISNKEAERIALLLEDIPMDSPSNKAFKEYLGWPSAGFIKEDEHFYDTFSKILKDAMNETLQ; encoded by the coding sequence ATGCTTATAAAACTTACCCTTTTTTGCCTTTTGTTATTTACATCACTCCATGCTAAAGAGTATAGTTTTGCAACCTACCCTTCCAATGATCCCATCAAAGTAAGACAAGCTTTTACCCCTTTAATGGAATATTTAACCGCGCAAAGTGGCGATACCTTTAGTCTTGTTATTACGAAAGACTACGAAGAGCTTGCCGCACGTATTGAAGAAAAAAGCGTTGATTTTGCATGGCTTAATACCAAAAGTTTTGTCTTGCTCAAAGAGAGAACGCCTTCACTACGCTACCTTGTAACCTACCTTGAACATTCTAAAAGTGGGAAGATTACCCCTTATTATCAATCTTATATCGTAACACTCAAAGAGTCCAATATCACGTCACTTGAAGAAGCAAAAGGAAAAGTCTTTGCATTTACCGATAAAGATTCAACCTCAGGCTATGCTTATCCTATGGTGCTCTTAAAAGAACATCGTATCAGCCCCGACAGCTTTTTTAAAAAAGTTTTTTTTCTCAAAAAGCATGACAAAGTGATCGAATCGCTGATGCAGCACTCCATTGAAATTGGCGCGATTTCCGATGGAACGTATTATAACGCTTTAGAAAAATACGGCGATCAATTCAATGTTCTTGCAACTTCAAAGCCCATTCCTCTGGATGTTATTGTCGCTACGCAAACTATTTCAAACAAAGAAGCAGAACGCATTGCTTTATTGCTGGAAGACATTCCAATGGATTCGCCTTCCAATAAAGCATTTAAAGAGTATTTAGGCTGGCCAAGTGCTGGTTTCATCAAGGAAGATGAACACTTCTACGATACCTTTAGCAAAATCCTAAAAGATGCGATGAATGAAACTCTACAATAA
- a CDS encoding sensor domain-containing diguanylate cyclase: MKLYNKILFLTIIQLSAIFIFGIYEMQSLYLTQKKAFDQNKLLQMEMIQKRFEEKLDQLQKTAEILTNSQEVVTGIISNDTDMLFNWSKLFLSSSINKIHFMDMDGMIISRGESEFRFSDDVSKRFYIQQTLKNDTFLGIDLIDGEECLIYAKRIKQYGTKPIGIISVALVIDQELLSVLVQGTMMNITYHSEHQTLSSNKDQKLIDISSLHVILESGSIKDVSFTIGLASEKELIALKEARTNFFIGIAFALVLLVLAIHFTLIKSLKEYKALSQVLIDFYEDRLDIQEVITTIEQTTQKNTTPEVKKISEALFNMSQKVAETQKALELLSSTDQLTSLSNRRKLEECLEQKIKEASRGSFFSVIMLDIDRFKTINDTYGHEIGDHVLTHMAHLMQETMRTSDLLGRWGGEEFLLILPQTDLEGALLMAEQLRSKIYNFTFERYPQRVSMSLGVTHYHKGDTPNSILRRADNALYRAKNNGRNRVEHDA; this comes from the coding sequence ATGAAACTCTACAATAAGATTCTTTTTTTAACCATCATTCAACTCTCAGCCATTTTTATTTTTGGTATTTATGAGATGCAATCGCTCTATCTTACCCAAAAAAAAGCCTTCGATCAAAATAAACTGTTGCAAATGGAGATGATTCAAAAACGTTTTGAAGAAAAACTAGACCAGCTTCAAAAAACGGCTGAAATTCTCACCAACTCCCAAGAAGTCGTCACAGGGATTATCAGCAATGATACCGACATGCTTTTCAATTGGAGTAAACTCTTTCTCTCTTCAAGCATCAATAAAATTCATTTCATGGATATGGACGGCATGATTATCAGCCGAGGTGAGTCGGAATTTCGCTTTTCAGACGATGTCTCAAAGCGGTTTTACATCCAACAAACCCTTAAAAATGATACATTCTTGGGAATTGATCTCATCGATGGTGAAGAGTGTTTAATCTATGCAAAACGCATAAAACAGTATGGAACCAAACCTATTGGTATCATCAGCGTTGCCTTAGTGATTGACCAAGAGTTACTCTCTGTTCTGGTGCAAGGAACCATGATGAACATTACATATCATTCCGAACATCAAACACTCTCTTCCAATAAAGACCAAAAACTAATCGATATCTCATCCTTACATGTTATATTAGAATCAGGAAGTATCAAAGATGTTTCCTTCACGATTGGCTTAGCCTCAGAAAAAGAGCTCATAGCGCTCAAAGAGGCACGTACCAACTTTTTTATTGGCATTGCATTTGCCTTAGTTCTTCTGGTGCTTGCCATTCATTTTACATTGATCAAATCACTCAAAGAATATAAAGCACTCTCTCAAGTCTTGATTGATTTTTATGAAGATCGCCTGGATATTCAAGAAGTCATAACCACCATAGAGCAAACCACCCAAAAAAACACTACGCCTGAAGTCAAAAAAATTTCAGAAGCACTTTTTAATATGAGCCAAAAAGTAGCCGAAACGCAAAAGGCACTGGAACTCTTAAGCAGTACCGATCAACTCACCTCTCTTTCCAACAGACGTAAACTAGAAGAGTGCTTAGAGCAAAAGATTAAAGAGGCCAGTCGAGGCAGTTTCTTTTCCGTGATTATGCTTGATATCGACCGCTTTAAAACGATTAATGACACCTACGGGCATGAAATCGGTGATCACGTTTTGACACACATGGCACATCTGATGCAAGAGACCATGCGGACGAGTGATTTGCTCGGTCGTTGGGGCGGAGAGGAGTTTTTACTCATCTTACCGCAAACCGATCTTGAAGGTGCCCTGTTAATGGCAGAGCAGTTGCGCTCAAAGATTTACAACTTTACATTTGAGCGTTATCCCCAGCGTGTGAGTATGAGCTTAGGCGTGACACACTATCATAAAGGCGACACACCCAATAGCATTCTAAGACGTGCAGATAATGCCCTTTACCGCGCTAAAAATAATGGAAGGAACAGGGTTGAACATGACGCTTAG
- a CDS encoding phosphate/phosphite/phosphonate ABC transporter substrate-binding protein, translating into MTLRKFMSIFLLLCMSLFAQEKLILGVNPYKSVEELRVIHAELIAYLEKALDREIVFVVAKDYNQIMTLVEQGSVDIASVSPKLLAILRQREPKLHYLATIKFANAQVGTRSSYHGLILTLKGSAIQNIADLKGKSFGFTDPDSTSGYLYPRFIMQQNGINPNKDLGKVYMIKKHSKIIDTILEESIDAGAVYDGIYYELSKEKQEKIRILATTEEIPYDAMIASNHLNKALIAKIHDLLLAFHPSQATQAGIAGFEEKPLSLYDRLLNLE; encoded by the coding sequence ATGACGCTTAGAAAATTTATGAGCATTTTCTTACTTCTGTGTATGTCGCTTTTTGCCCAAGAAAAACTGATTCTTGGGGTTAATCCTTACAAAAGTGTTGAGGAACTCCGTGTGATCCATGCAGAGCTCATTGCGTATCTTGAAAAAGCGCTTGATCGAGAGATTGTCTTTGTCGTGGCTAAAGATTATAACCAGATCATGACATTAGTAGAGCAAGGCAGTGTGGATATTGCGTCTGTCTCCCCCAAACTTCTTGCTATCTTGCGGCAAAGAGAGCCAAAACTGCACTATTTAGCAACTATCAAATTTGCCAATGCACAAGTGGGTACCCGAAGCAGTTACCACGGTTTGATTTTAACTCTTAAAGGAAGTGCCATTCAAAATATTGCCGATCTAAAAGGGAAGAGTTTTGGCTTTACCGATCCTGATTCAACCTCAGGATACCTCTACCCTCGCTTTATCATGCAGCAAAATGGCATCAACCCCAACAAAGACCTAGGGAAGGTCTATATGATCAAAAAACACTCTAAAATCATTGATACAATTTTGGAGGAATCAATTGATGCAGGAGCCGTTTATGATGGTATATACTATGAGCTTTCCAAAGAGAAGCAGGAAAAAATACGTATTTTAGCGACCACCGAAGAGATACCCTACGATGCCATGATCGCCTCCAACCATTTAAATAAAGCGCTAATCGCAAAAATCCATGACCTACTTTTAGCCTTTCATCCATCCCAAGCAACGCAAGCAGGCATTGCAGGTTTTGAGGAAAAACCACTCTCTTTATACGATCGTTTACTCAATCTTGAATAG
- a CDS encoding YwbE family protein: MSAGQSRSNIQKGVKVLIVLKEDQRSGKLTEGVVKDILTNSSNHPHGIKVRLESGEVGRVKEIIL; the protein is encoded by the coding sequence ATGAGTGCAGGACAGAGTCGCAGTAACATTCAAAAAGGCGTGAAAGTTTTGATTGTTTTAAAAGAAGATCAACGCAGTGGCAAGCTCACCGAAGGTGTCGTTAAAGACATTCTGACCAATTCGTCAAACCATCCTCATGGCATTAAAGTACGTTTGGAAAGTGGCGAAGTTGGACGCGTGAAAGAGATTATTCTCTAA
- the recQ gene encoding DNA helicase RecQ, with protein sequence MTEPYRILHSVFGHHSFRAYQEEAVNAILAHKDLMMILPTGAGKSLCYQLPSLVMDGMSVVISPLLALMHDQITALSTFGIKASMISSMQSPQEIQETMHACRKGELKLLYVAPERLKGESFFKLFTNPSYQFFVIDEAHCVSEWGHEFREDYRQLFRLKLYFPQTPIAAFTATATKIVEHDILHQLSLSNPLIIRAKVERDNLTIKADYRNANGREQLLTFLSAFEHESGIIYTLSRKETESLAQFLNTRKILARAYHAGLPTEEKNETFRAFLNDEIQVVVATIAFGMGIDKSNIRFVVHMSLPKTIENYYQEIGRSGRDGLPSSTLLLFSNSDIVEHKRRIGEQPASEYQKVAYEKLDAMAKYASSQVCRHQHIASYFDDTILTCKTRCDNCIDGEKQSIDISHEALKLLSSVYRTGQRFGLQYVVDVLMGSTNEKIVQNGHQSLSVFGIGKDRTKAQWLSIGDRLMELDAFKVGEYRVISLSEYGAKIIRERLSVSIHAKRLEERQKVKKTKKVLLGTFELSIFEKLRALRSEIAKENGIPPYVVFSDKTLKEMAEKLPHDKESMLDISGVGEVKFERYGEAFLELCVTLS encoded by the coding sequence GTGACTGAGCCATACCGCATTCTTCACAGTGTCTTTGGGCATCACAGTTTTAGAGCCTATCAAGAAGAGGCAGTCAATGCCATTTTAGCGCACAAAGACCTTATGATGATCTTGCCAACAGGGGCTGGAAAGTCTTTGTGCTATCAGCTTCCCTCTTTGGTGATGGACGGCATGAGCGTGGTGATTTCGCCACTGCTCGCGTTGATGCACGACCAAATCACCGCACTTTCCACCTTTGGCATTAAAGCTTCTATGATCTCTTCGATGCAGTCACCCCAAGAAATTCAAGAGACGATGCACGCGTGTCGTAAGGGTGAGCTCAAGCTTTTGTATGTTGCCCCTGAGCGCTTAAAAGGGGAGTCGTTTTTTAAACTTTTTACAAACCCTTCCTATCAATTTTTTGTCATCGACGAAGCGCACTGTGTAAGTGAGTGGGGGCATGAATTTAGGGAAGATTACCGCCAACTCTTTCGCCTCAAACTCTATTTTCCACAGACTCCCATTGCTGCTTTTACGGCGACGGCGACGAAGATCGTTGAGCATGATATTCTGCATCAGCTCAGTCTCTCCAACCCTCTTATCATTCGTGCCAAAGTGGAAAGAGACAATCTCACGATCAAAGCGGACTACCGCAACGCCAACGGACGCGAACAACTTCTTACGTTTTTGAGTGCCTTTGAACACGAGAGCGGTATCATTTACACACTTAGCCGCAAAGAGACCGAAAGTCTAGCGCAGTTTTTAAACACTCGCAAAATCCTCGCGCGCGCTTACCATGCGGGACTTCCGACCGAAGAGAAAAATGAGACCTTTCGCGCTTTTTTAAACGATGAGATTCAGGTCGTTGTAGCCACTATCGCCTTTGGTATGGGCATCGATAAGAGCAACATTCGTTTTGTGGTGCATATGTCACTGCCTAAAACCATCGAAAACTACTACCAAGAGATTGGGCGCTCCGGCCGTGATGGCTTGCCTTCTTCGACGCTGCTTCTTTTTTCCAACTCCGACATCGTGGAGCATAAACGCCGCATCGGTGAACAGCCTGCATCTGAGTACCAAAAAGTGGCATATGAAAAACTGGATGCTATGGCAAAATATGCCTCATCGCAAGTCTGCCGCCACCAACACATTGCGAGTTATTTTGACGATACGATTCTTACATGTAAAACGCGGTGCGATAACTGCATCGATGGAGAAAAGCAGAGTATTGACATCTCCCATGAGGCACTGAAGCTGTTATCGAGTGTTTACCGCACAGGGCAGCGTTTTGGACTGCAATATGTCGTAGATGTGTTAATGGGCTCCACCAATGAAAAAATCGTGCAAAACGGGCACCAAAGCCTCTCTGTGTTTGGCATTGGCAAAGATAGAACCAAAGCGCAATGGCTAAGTATTGGCGACAGGCTGATGGAACTAGATGCTTTTAAGGTCGGGGAATACCGTGTCATAAGCCTCAGTGAATACGGTGCTAAAATTATTAGAGAGCGTTTATCGGTGAGCATTCATGCCAAGCGTTTGGAAGAGCGACAAAAAGTTAAAAAAACTAAAAAAGTTCTGTTAGGAACGTTTGAGCTCTCCATTTTTGAGAAGTTGCGCGCTTTGCGATCCGAAATTGCCAAAGAAAATGGCATTCCGCCGTATGTCGTCTTTAGTGATAAGACTCTTAAAGAGATGGCAGAGAAACTACCGCACGATAAAGAGTCGATGCTCGATATCAGTGGTGTGGGCGAAGTGAAGTTTGAGCGCTATGGCGAAGCCTTTTTGGAGCTGTGCGTTACACTTTCGTAG
- a CDS encoding PaaI family thioesterase, translating into MKFKVTGKQHISKNCLVCGIENPFGLKTKFYELENKEIVAYFTPHTYLQSYPGILHGGISATILDETIGRAIMAHYGQKSFGVTIELTLKYKKPVPLDVELKVVGRMTSDKGRIFEGTGELILPNGEVAVTASGRYMKRNVTQIVENDFIEDEWFPSDGIDKDEIDL; encoded by the coding sequence GTGAAATTTAAAGTAACAGGGAAACAGCACATCTCCAAAAACTGTTTGGTGTGTGGTATTGAAAACCCTTTTGGTTTGAAAACGAAGTTTTACGAGCTTGAAAACAAAGAGATTGTGGCATATTTTACACCGCATACGTATCTTCAAAGCTATCCTGGCATATTGCATGGTGGTATTTCGGCGACGATTCTCGATGAGACGATTGGGCGAGCGATTATGGCGCATTACGGTCAAAAGAGCTTTGGCGTGACGATAGAGCTAACGCTCAAATATAAAAAACCCGTTCCTTTGGATGTAGAACTCAAAGTCGTTGGGCGTATGACCAGTGATAAAGGGCGCATTTTTGAGGGAACTGGGGAACTCATTTTACCAAATGGTGAAGTCGCCGTTACCGCATCAGGTCGCTATATGAAACGCAATGTGACGCAGATTGTTGAAAATGATTTTATCGAAGATGAGTGGTTCCCTAGCGATGGAATCGATAAAGACGAGATAGACCTTTAA